The following proteins are encoded in a genomic region of Hemibagrus wyckioides isolate EC202008001 linkage group LG29, SWU_Hwy_1.0, whole genome shotgun sequence:
- the LOC131349160 gene encoding uncharacterized protein LOC131349160, which produces MAPRWAHFSASKRTKPTVADGADFDRTGYEVLKSLPPRDRKNARYIVEKLKESELNIFLSSVNNLHACDQYRSLKEGLKTHRERTSEKKNPSSSPPWITPSEPRASKKLRSRKRIILSPRWIDDQKLYKKHNPKHVHKHNFNEFNNHLFNTKHNNKHLDKHFHPEHVHKQLNDKHIHPKHIHKQLDNKHFHPEHVHKQLDDRHFHPEHVHKQLDDRHFHPEHVYKQLDGKHFHPEHVHKQLDGKHFHPEHVHKQLDDKHFHPEHVHKQLDDKHFDRDYIHKQLDNKHVHPKHVHKQLDGKHFHPEYVHKRLDDKHFHPEHVHKQLNNKHFHPKHVHKQLDDKHFHPEHVHKQLHDKHFHPEFFYKQLDDKHFHPEHVHKQLNDKHFNPEHVLKQLNNKHVHPKHVHKQLDDRHFHPEHVHKQLDDKHFHPEHVHKQLNDKHFNPEHVLKQLDNKHVHPKHVHKQLDDKHFHPEHVHKQLDDEHFHPEHVHKQLDDRHFHPEHVHKQLDDKHFHPEHVYKQFDDKHFHPEHVHKQLNDKHFNPEHVHKQLDDKHFHPKHVHKQLNDKHFHPEHVLKQLDNKHVHPKHVHKQLDDKHFHPEHVHKQLNDKHFNPEHVLKQLDNKHFHLEHVHKQLNDKHFNPEHVLKQLDDKHFHPEHVHKQFDDKHFHPEYVHKQLDDKHFHPEHVHKQLDDKHFHPEHVHKQLDDKHFHPEHVHKQLDDKHFHPEHIHKQLDDKHFHPEHVHKRLDDKHIHPEHVHKQLDDEHFNPEHVHKQLDDKHFHPNHEHKQLDDKHFHPEHVHKQLDDKHFHPNHEHKQLDDKHFHPEHVHKQLDDKHFHPEHVHKQLDDKHFHPEHVHKQLDDKHFHPNHEHKQFDDKHFHPEHVHKQLDDKHFHPNHEHKQLDDKHFHPEHVHKQLDDKHFHPDHEHKQLHDKHFNPEHIHKQLHDKHFNPEHIHKQLDDKHFNPKHVHKQLHDKHFHPEHVLKQLNDKHFHPEHVHKQLNNRHFHPEHVHKQLDDKHFHPEHDHKQLDDKHFHPEHVHKQLNNRHFHPEHVHKQLDDKHFHPEHVHKQLDDKHFHPEHVHKQLDDQHFHPEYVHKQLDDKHFHPKHVHKQLDDKHFHAKHVHKQLDDKHFHPEHVHEQLDDKHFHPEHVHKQLDDKHFDRDYVHKQLDDKHFHAKHVHKQLDDKHFHHEYVHKQLDDKHFHPEHVHKQLDDKHFHPEHVHKQLDDQHFHPEYVHKQLDDKHFHPKHVHKQLDDKHFHAKHVHKQLDDKHFHPEHIHKQLHDKHFHPEYFYKQLDDRHIHPKHVHKQLDDQHVHPKHVHKQLDDQHVHPKHVHKQLDDKHFHPEYVHKQLDDKHFHPKHVYKQLDDKHFHPEHVLKQLDDKHFHPEHVHKQLDNKHVHPKHVHKQLDDKHFHPEHVLKQLDDKHFHPEHVHKQLDDKHFHPKHVHKQLDDRHFHPKHVRKQLDDKHFHPKHVHKQLDDKHFHPEHVYKQLDDKHFHPEHVHKQLDDKHFHPEHVHKQLDDKHFHPKHVHKQLDDKHFHPEHFYKQLDNKHFHPEHVHKQLDDKHFHPEHVHKQLDDKHFHPEHIHKQLDDKHFHPEHVHKQLDDKHFNPEHIHKQLDDKHFHPEHVHKQLDDKHFHPEHVHKQLDDKHFNPEHIHKQLDDKHFHPEHVHKQLDDKHFHPEHVHKQLDDKHFHPEHVHKQLDDKHFHPEHVHKQLDDKHFHPEHVHKQLDDKHFHPEHVHKQLDDKHFHPEHVHKQLDDKHFHPKHVHKQLDDKHFHPEHVLKQLDNKHVHPKHVHKQLDDKHFHPKHVHKQLDDKHFHPEHVHKQLDDKHFHAEHVHKQLDNKHFDRDYIHKQLDNKHFHPEYVHKQLDDKHFHPEHVHKQLDDKHFHPEYVHKQLDDKHFHPEYVHKQLDDKHFQ; this is translated from the exons TGACCAAAAACTCTACAAAAAACACAATCCCAAGCATGTCCACAAACACAACTTCAACGAATTCAACAATCACCTCTTCAATACTaagcacaacaacaaacacctcgacaaacacttccaccccgagcacgtccacaaacagctcaacGACAAACACATCCACCCCAagcacatccacaaacagctcgacaacaaacacttccaccccgagcacgtccacaaacaacTCGACGACagacacttccaccccgagcacgtccacaaacaacTCGACGACAGACACTTCCACCCTGAGCACGtctacaaacagctcgacggcaaacacttccaccccgagcacgtccacaaacaacTCGACggcaaacacttccaccccgagcacgtccacaaacagctcgacgacaaacacttccaccccgagcacgtccacaaacagctcgacgacaaacacttcgaCAGAGATTACATCCACAAACAACTCGACAACAAACACGTCCACCCCAaacacgtccacaaacagctcgacggcaaacacttccaccccgagtacGTCCACAAAcggctcgacgacaaacacttccaccccgagcacgtccacaaacaactcaacaacaaacacttccaccccaaacacgtccacaaacagctcgacgacaaacacttccaccctgAGCACGTCCATAAACAGCTccacgacaaacacttccaccccgagttcttctacaaacagctcgacgacaaacacttccaccccgagcacgtccacaaacaacTCAACGACAAACACTTCAACCCCGAGCACGTCCTCaaacaactcaacaacaaacacGTCCACCCCAaacacgtccacaaacagctcgacgacagacacttccaccccgagcacgtccacaaacagctcgacgacaaacacttccaccccgagcacgtccacaaacaacTCAACGACAAACACTTCAACCCCGAGCACGTCCTCAAACAACTCGACAACAAACACGTCCACCCCAaacacgtccacaaacagctcgacgacaaacacttccaccccgagcacgtccacaaacagctcgacgacgaacacttccaccccgagcacgtccacaaacagctcgacgacagacacttccaccccgagcacgtccacaaacagctcgacgacaaacacttccaccccgagcacgtctacaaacagttcgacgacaaacacttccaccccgagcacgtccacaaacaacTCAATGACAAACACTTcaaccccgagcacgtccataaacagctcgacgacaaacacttccaccccaaacacgtccacaaacagctcaacgacaaacacttccaccccgagcacgtcctcAAACAACTCGACAACAAACACGTCCACCCCAaacacgtccacaaacagctcgacgacaaacacttccaccccgagcacgtccacaaacaacTCAACGACAAACACTTCAACCCCGAGCACGTCCTCAAACAGCTCgacaacaaacacttccaccttgagcacgtccacaaacaacTCAACGACAAACACTTCAACCCCGAGCACGTCctcaaacagctcgacgacaaacacttccaccctgagcacgtccacaaacagttcgacgacaaacacttccaccccgagtacgtccacaaacagctcgacgacaaacacttccaccccgagcacgtccacaaacagctcgacgacaaacacttccaccccgagcacgtccacaaacagctcgacgacaaacacttccaccctgagcacgtccacaaacagctcgacgacaaacacttccaccccgagcacatccacaaacagctcgacgacaaacacttccaccccgagcacgtccacaaacggCTCGATGACAAACAcatccaccccgagcacgtccacaaacagctcgacgacgaACACTTcaaccccgagcacgtccacaaacagctcgacgacaaacacttccaccccaaTCACGaacacaaacagctcgacgacaaacacttccaccccgagcacgtccacaaacagctcgacgacaaacacttccaccccaaTCACGaacacaaacagctcgacgacaaacacttccaccctgagcacgtccacaaacagctcgacgacaaacacttccaccccgagcacgtccacaaacagctcgacgacaaacacttccaccccgagcacgtccacaaacagctcgacgacaaacacttccaccccaaTCACGAACACAAACAgttcgacgacaaacacttccaccccgagcacgtccacaaacagcttgacgacaaacacttccaccccaaTCACGaacacaaacagctcgacgacaaacacttccaccccgagcacgtccacaaacagctcgacgacaaacacttccaccccgatcACGAACACAAACAGCTCCACGACAAACACTTCAACCCTGagcacatccacaaacagctccacGACAAACACTTCAACCCTGAGCACATCCACAAACaactcgacgacaaacacttcaaCCCCAaacacgtccacaaacagctccacgacaaacacttccaccccgagcacgtcctcAAACAGCTCAatgacaaacacttccaccccgagcacgtccacaaacagctcaacAACagacacttccaccccgagcacgtccacaaacagctcgacgacaaacacttccaccccgagcatgatcacaaacagctcgacgacaaacacttccaccccgagcacgtccacaaacagctcaacAACagacacttccaccccgagcacgtccacaaacagctcgatgacaaacacttccaccctgagcacgtccacaaacagctcgacgacaaacacttccaccccgagcacgtccacaaacagctcgacgaccaacacttccaccccgagtacgtccacaaacagctcgacgacaaacacttccaccccaaacacgtccacaaacagctcgacgacaaacacttccacgccaagcacgtccacaaacagctcgacgacaaacacttccaccccgagcacgtccacgaACAGCttgacgacaaacacttccaccccgagcacgtccacaaacagctcgacgacaaacacttcgaCAGAGACTACGTCCACAAACaactcgacgacaaacacttccacgccaagcacgtccacaaacagctcgacgacaaacacttccaccacgAGTACGTCCACAAACAACTCGatgacaaacacttccaccctgagcacgtccacaaacagctcgacgacaaacacttccaccccgagcacgtccacaaacagctcgacgaccaacacttccaccccgagtacgtccacaaacagctcgatgacaaacacttccaccccaaacacgtccacaaacagctcgacgacaaacacttccacgccaagcacgtccacaaacagctcgacgacaaacacttccaccccgagcacatccacaaacagctccacgacaaacacttccaccccgagtacttctacaaacagctcgacgacagaCACATCCACCCCAAACACGTCCACAAACAACTCGACGACCAACACGTCCACCCCAAACACGTCCACAAACAACTCGACGACCAACACGTCCACCCCAaacacgtccacaaacagctcgacgacaaacacttccaccccgagtacgtccacaaacagctcgacgacaaacacttccaccccaaACACGtctacaaacagctcgacgacaaacacttccaccccgagcacgtcctcAAACAACTCGatgacaaacacttccaccccgagcacgtccacaaacaacTCGACAACAAACACGTCCACCCCAaacacgtccacaaacagctcgacgacaaacacttccaccccgagcacgtcctcAAACAACTCGatgacaaacacttccaccccgagcacgtccacaaacagctcgacgacaaacacttccaccccaaacacgtccacaaacagctcgacgacagaCACTTCCACCCCAAACACGTCcgcaaacagctcgacgacaaacacttccaccccaaacacgtccacaaacagctcgacgacaaacacttccaccccgagcacgtctacaaacagctcgacgacaaacacttccaccccgagcacgtccacaaacagctcgacgacaaacacttccaccccgagcacgtccacaaacagctcgacgacaaacacttccaccccaaacacgtccacaaacagctcgacgacaaacacttccaccccgagcacttctacaaacagctcgacaacaaacacttccaccccgagcacgtccacaaacagctcgacgacaaacacttccaccccgagcacgtccacaaacagctcgacgacaaacacttccaccccgagcacatccacaaacagctcgacgacaaacacttccaccccgagcacgtccacaaacaactcgacgacaaacacttcaaCCCCGagcacatccacaaacagctcgacgacaaacacttccaccccgagcacgtccacaaacagctcgacgacaaacacttccaccccgagcacgtccacaaacaactcgacgacaaacacttcaaCCCCGagcacatccacaaacagctcgacgacaaacacttccaccccgagcacgtccacaaacaactcgacgacaaacacttccaccccgagcacgtccacaaacagctcgacgacaaacacttccaccccgagcacgtccacaaacagctcgacgacaaacacttccaccccgagcacgtccacaaacagctcgacgacaaacacttccaccccgagcacgtccacaaacagctcgacgacaaacacttccaccccgagcacgtccacaaacagctcgacgacaaacacttccaccccgagcacgtccacaaacagctcgacgacaaacacttccaccccaaacacgtccacaaacagctcgacgacaaacacttccaccccgagcacgtcctcAAACAACTCGACAACAAACACGTCCACCCCAaacacgtccacaaacagctcgacgacaaacacttccaccccaaacacgtccacaaacagctcgatgacaaacacttccaccccgagcacgtccacaaacagctcgatgacaaacacttccacgccgagcacgtccacaaacagctcgacaaCAAACACTTCGACAGAGATTACATCCACAAACAACTCgacaacaaacacttccaccccgagtacgtccacaaacagctcgacgacaaacacttccaccccgagcacgtccacaaacagctcgacgacaaacacttccaccccgagtacgtccacaaacagctcgacgacaaacacttccaccccgagtacgtccacaaacagctcgacgacaaacacttcca GTAA